A part of Myxococcus landrumus genomic DNA contains:
- a CDS encoding YkgJ family cysteine cluster protein — MRTHDWGDDDEEQEDSPAPGGTHACERALKEVRAIYRQADAAYAPFSCQASGECCQLSRTGRQPWLWLPEWELLTKGRPLPPPREDGGCPYLDAAGLRCTVYADRPFGCRTFFCERIRGPARQPAETVGTLLERLEWASQRREPSLRGPRPLLDWHAEALASARKTR, encoded by the coding sequence ATGCGGACTCACGACTGGGGGGACGACGACGAGGAGCAGGAGGACTCACCCGCTCCTGGCGGCACGCATGCATGTGAGCGCGCACTGAAGGAAGTGCGCGCCATCTACCGTCAGGCGGACGCGGCCTATGCCCCCTTCTCGTGCCAGGCCAGCGGCGAGTGCTGCCAGCTCTCGCGCACGGGGCGCCAGCCGTGGCTGTGGCTCCCCGAGTGGGAGCTGCTGACGAAGGGCCGCCCCCTGCCTCCTCCCCGCGAGGACGGAGGCTGTCCGTACCTGGACGCCGCGGGACTGCGCTGCACCGTCTACGCGGACCGTCCCTTCGGATGCCGGACGTTCTTCTGTGAACGAATCCGCGGCCCCGCGCGCCAACCCGCCGAAACGGTGGGTACGCTCCTGGAGCGCCTGGAGTGGGCGTCCCAGCGCAGGGAGCCCTCGCTCCGAGGCCCTCGCCCGCTGCTGGACTGGCATGCGGAGGCACTCGCCTCGGCGCGCAAGACGCGCTGA
- a CDS encoding class I SAM-dependent rRNA methyltransferase, with product MPTSSKPPSGPHRGGRPSSPPSSPHRGGRPHHRPEKTAPDRTSPDLGPDGVPQVSLLRRGVERWQAGHPWIYRADLNGDPGLEGGEVVRVTDGRGWFIGKAFYSRQSKISLRWLSYDDVAVDADFFRQKLQSALDLRTRALQGETTYRLIHGEADGIPGLVVDRYGDSLSVQFLVPATEQRKALIADLLEELLKPRGIVNRSDVGVRNLEGLTPEKGLLRGQLPGPISFDEGLVRVRADLLEGQKTGAFLDQRENHIVAAQYAHGEALDCFSYVGGFALQLATRAKTVTAVEISEQASAQLRENAAANKLSNVNVVVANAFDFLRDAVDEGRKFDTIVLDPPSFAKNKDAIAAAVRGYKEINLRAMQLLRPGGILITASCTYHVDEQAFEDMLASAAADARRRLQIIERRGAGKDHPVLLNLRETRYLKCFVLRVL from the coding sequence ATGCCCACCTCATCCAAGCCCCCTTCTGGCCCCCATCGCGGTGGCAGGCCCTCCTCCCCGCCGTCCTCGCCCCACCGGGGAGGCCGCCCCCACCACCGCCCGGAGAAGACCGCGCCGGACCGGACCTCCCCCGATTTGGGGCCGGATGGCGTCCCCCAGGTCTCCCTGCTGCGCCGCGGCGTCGAGCGCTGGCAGGCGGGCCACCCGTGGATTTATCGCGCGGACCTCAACGGCGACCCGGGACTCGAGGGTGGAGAAGTCGTCCGGGTGACGGACGGCCGCGGCTGGTTCATCGGCAAGGCGTTCTATTCGCGCCAGTCGAAGATTTCCCTGCGCTGGCTCAGCTACGACGATGTGGCCGTGGACGCGGACTTCTTCCGCCAGAAGCTCCAGTCCGCGCTGGACCTGCGTACGCGCGCGCTCCAGGGTGAGACGACGTACCGGCTCATCCACGGCGAGGCGGACGGAATCCCCGGCCTCGTGGTGGACCGCTACGGCGACTCCCTCAGCGTCCAGTTCCTCGTGCCCGCCACCGAGCAGCGCAAGGCGCTCATCGCGGACCTCCTGGAGGAGCTGCTCAAGCCGCGCGGCATCGTGAACCGCTCGGACGTGGGCGTGCGCAACCTGGAAGGGCTCACGCCGGAGAAGGGCCTGCTCCGGGGCCAGCTCCCCGGTCCCATCTCCTTCGACGAGGGCCTGGTGCGCGTGCGCGCGGACCTGCTGGAAGGCCAGAAGACGGGCGCCTTCCTGGACCAGCGTGAGAACCACATCGTGGCGGCGCAGTACGCCCATGGCGAGGCGCTGGACTGCTTCTCCTACGTGGGCGGCTTCGCGCTCCAGCTCGCCACGCGTGCCAAGACGGTCACCGCGGTCGAGATTTCCGAGCAGGCCTCCGCGCAGCTTCGTGAGAACGCCGCGGCCAACAAGCTCTCCAACGTGAATGTCGTCGTGGCCAACGCCTTCGACTTCCTGCGCGACGCGGTGGACGAGGGTCGCAAGTTCGACACCATCGTCCTGGACCCGCCGTCCTTCGCGAAGAACAAGGACGCCATCGCCGCCGCGGTGCGCGGGTACAAGGAAATCAACCTGCGCGCCATGCAGCTGCTGCGGCCTGGCGGAATCCTCATCACCGCGAGCTGCACGTACCACGTGGATGAGCAGGCCTTCGAGGACATGCTCGCCTCCGCCGCGGCCGACGCGCGCCGCCGACTGCAAATCATCGAACGGCGCGGCGCGGGCAAGGACCATCCCGTGTTGCTGAACCTGCGGGAGACCCGCTACCTGAAGTGCTTCGTGCTGCGCGTGCTGTAA